In Leucoraja erinacea ecotype New England chromosome 11, Leri_hhj_1, whole genome shotgun sequence, the following are encoded in one genomic region:
- the nudcd2 gene encoding nudC domain-containing protein 2, producing MSVHFEERSGIVPCKTPWGEWYQTMEDVFIDVRVPLGTSAKDITCKLSSKEIALSVKGNVILKGKLYGSTIADEGTWTLEDNKQVSIVLMKSNREAGNCWSSLLEGQYHADPLVQDEMQKKLTLERFQREHPGFDFSGADISGNYSGGGPDFSNLGK from the exons ATGTCAGTTCATTTTGAAGAGAGAAGTGGGATTGTGCCCTGCAAGACTCCATGGGGTGAATGGTATCAAACTATGGAAGACGTCTTTATCGATGTCCGCGTCCCACTTGGAACCTCTGCAAAAGACATTACGTGTAAGCTGAGCAGTAAAGAGATTGCCTTGTCAGTCAAAGGGAACGTCATACTGAAG GGTAAACTTTATGGGTCCACTATTGCAGATGAAGGAACCTGGACATTAG AGGATAATAAACAGGTATCCATTGTGTTGATGAAGAGTAATCGGGAAGCTGGCAACTGTTGGTCTTCACTACTGGAAGGACAGTACCACGCCGACCCTCTGGTGCAGGACGAGATGCAGAAGAAGCTCACACTCGAGAGGTTCCAGCGCGAG CATCCCGGCTTTGACTTCAGTGGGGCTGACATTTCTGGAAACTATAGCGGTGGAGGCCCAGATTTCTCCAATCTGGGCAAGTGA